In the genome of Petrotoga olearia DSM 13574, one region contains:
- a CDS encoding ABC transporter ATP-binding protein, with protein MQENKTAINTQEKLLETKKLQKVFVVGGGFARSKLLAVDDVNFHIYKNEIFTLAGESGCGKSTVSKMLLGFLEPTQGEVYYKGKDIVNLKKWEEKKEFMKEVQSVFQNPFETFNPLRKVDRYLYDTAKQYGITKNGNGKRVEEALKAVGLSMTEVKGRYPNEFSGGQLQRISVARSLITTPSLLVADEPVSMVDASLRMSIVNLFKDLRDKYNVSVLYITHDLATAYYVSDRIGIMFRGNIIEMGGVEEVLMNPKHPYTQMLKESIPEPDPKKKWTERISIKELETEEYMRKGCKFAGRCPFVMEKCKDNMPPEIQTENRMVRCWLYENKGDK; from the coding sequence ATGCAAGAAAATAAAACGGCAATAAATACACAAGAAAAGTTGTTGGAAACGAAAAAACTACAAAAGGTATTCGTAGTAGGAGGGGGATTTGCAAGAAGTAAATTACTAGCGGTAGATGATGTGAACTTTCACATATACAAAAATGAAATATTCACACTTGCAGGGGAAAGTGGATGTGGAAAATCAACGGTCTCAAAGATGCTGCTAGGATTTCTTGAACCAACACAAGGTGAAGTGTACTACAAAGGTAAAGACATAGTAAACCTAAAAAAATGGGAAGAGAAAAAAGAGTTCATGAAAGAAGTACAATCGGTATTTCAAAATCCTTTTGAAACATTCAATCCGTTGAGGAAGGTAGACAGATACCTATACGACACAGCAAAGCAATACGGGATAACAAAGAACGGGAATGGAAAAAGGGTAGAAGAAGCACTAAAGGCGGTAGGATTAAGTATGACGGAAGTAAAAGGAAGGTACCCCAACGAGTTTTCAGGAGGACAACTACAAAGGATATCGGTAGCGCGATCGCTCATAACGACACCATCGTTGTTGGTAGCAGACGAACCGGTATCGATGGTGGATGCATCGTTGAGGATGTCGATAGTGAACTTGTTCAAAGATTTAAGGGACAAGTACAATGTAAGTGTGTTGTACATAACGCATGATTTAGCGACCGCATACTACGTAAGTGACAGGATAGGGATAATGTTCAGAGGGAACATAATAGAGATGGGTGGGGTGGAAGAAGTACTGATGAATCCGAAACACCCATACACACAGATGTTAAAAGAATCGATACCGGAACCTGATCCGAAAAAGAAATGGACAGAACGGATAAGTATAAAAGAATTGGAAACAGAAGAGTACATGAGAAAAGGATGTAAGTTTGCAGGTAGATGCCCGTTTGTTATGGAAAAGTGTAAAGATAATATGCCACCAGAAATACAAACAGAAAACCGTATGGTTCGATGTTGGTTGTATGAGAATAAAGGAGATAAATAA